The sequence AGAATGGCAGTAGAGAAGTGCCGGCAGTTCCAACACGCTGTTTTCGCCTTCGAGGAGCAGCGGCTGCCGCCAGGGCAGGGCCTTTGCCACAAGCCGGTAGACGGACTGGAAGGTGCGGCAGTAGAGCGTGTACATGAGTGACCCCCCTCTTTATTATAAAAGTGCAAGAACCGATTGATCCCTCTAATATAATATAGAAGAAAAGTTCGGGCAATTCATGTATTGGCTGAGGGATCGGCAACCTTCCGCAGCAGCGAGCGTTATATGGGATAAACAGACAGCTAGGAGAAAGGGGTCTGCGCATGGGCAAGTGGATGAAATGCCATCCTGTCATGACAGTTGTGATCGGTTATTTTACAGTTCTCACGGTCCTTGCGGGATTTGCTTTTTATTGGTTATTCATTGACATGCAGCATCTGCCGACCGAAGAGAGATTGCTCTCGAGCCGGTCGCCCGATGGAGAATACACACTGACAGTCTACCGGAACAACGGAGGCGCGACCGTCCCGTATACCTTGTCCGGAGAAGTGACGGCAGCTCGTACGGGCAAGCAGACAATCATTTACTGGGCTGACGGAGTAGAAGCCGAGGTGGAGTGGTCAGGAGAGACGAACGTGCGGATCAATGGCGTCGAGCTGGACGTCCGGAGTGAAAAATATGATTACCGTCGGCATAGACAGGAGGGAACTGACCCGCATTGAAGGCGTCTGAGCGTCGATTTGTGAAGTTATGAGCGCAGCGGGGAGGGTTATGATCACTTTTATGGTTTTATGATCACTTATCCGGGTTTATGAGCGCGATCTGGCGTTTATGATCACTTTC comes from Sporosarcina trichiuri and encodes:
- a CDS encoding DUF5412 family protein, whose amino-acid sequence is MGKWMKCHPVMTVVIGYFTVLTVLAGFAFYWLFIDMQHLPTEERLLSSRSPDGEYTLTVYRNNGGATVPYTLSGEVTAARTGKQTIIYWADGVEAEVEWSGETNVRINGVELDVRSEKYDYRRHRQEGTDPH